From the genome of Nakamurella flavida, one region includes:
- a CDS encoding 3' terminal RNA ribose 2'-O-methyltransferase Hen1, whose translation MYLTITTTSDDPDAPATDLGFLLHKHPGRAQSFAVSAGTAHVFYPEATAARCTAALFVEVDPVALVRGRVPVALDGYVNDRPYVASSLLAVALPRVFGSALHGRCTARPDLVGRPLPLTVRIPVLPAGRDGDLVRRWFTPLGWTVRETRLPLDEEFGQWGPSGFVDAELTATMPLDRALTQLYVLLPALDDDKHYWVGDDEVDKLARAGGDWLAHHPERDLILRRSLARQRDLVDEARTRLTADDPDDPDDTDEKGEPTATTPVAGPGMARLRLEAVLTELRAAGANRVVDMGCGEGHLVAALLREGAFSEVVGVDVAARELARAEKRLALERMPDAQRARLQLLQSSVTYRDRRLAGYDAMVLMEVVEHLEPEAVPALVRTVFADARPRTVVLTTPNADHNVRYPALAGGGMRHPDHRFEWTRAEFTAWTDDVAAEHGYTVRLEPVGPDDPEVGPSTQLAVFTRVDADVSERRSA comes from the coding sequence GTGTACCTGACCATCACCACCACGTCCGACGATCCCGACGCGCCCGCCACCGATCTGGGCTTCCTGCTGCACAAGCACCCCGGTCGGGCGCAGAGCTTCGCGGTGTCGGCGGGGACGGCCCACGTCTTCTATCCGGAGGCGACGGCAGCGCGGTGCACGGCGGCGCTGTTCGTCGAGGTGGACCCGGTGGCCCTGGTGCGGGGGCGGGTACCCGTCGCGCTCGACGGGTACGTCAACGACCGTCCGTACGTGGCGTCCTCCCTGCTCGCGGTGGCCCTGCCGCGGGTGTTCGGCAGCGCGCTGCACGGCCGGTGCACCGCCCGCCCCGACCTGGTCGGCCGGCCGCTGCCGCTGACCGTGCGCATCCCCGTGCTTCCGGCGGGGCGCGACGGGGACCTGGTGCGCCGGTGGTTCACACCGCTGGGCTGGACGGTGCGGGAGACCCGCCTGCCGCTGGACGAGGAGTTCGGTCAGTGGGGGCCGTCCGGGTTCGTGGACGCCGAGCTGACCGCGACCATGCCGCTGGACCGGGCGCTGACCCAGCTCTACGTGCTGCTGCCGGCGCTGGACGACGACAAGCACTACTGGGTCGGCGACGACGAGGTCGACAAGCTCGCCCGGGCCGGCGGCGACTGGCTCGCCCACCACCCCGAGCGCGACCTGATCCTGCGGCGGTCGCTGGCCCGTCAGCGGGATCTCGTCGACGAGGCCCGGACCCGGCTGACCGCCGACGACCCCGACGACCCTGACGACACCGACGAGAAGGGCGAGCCGACGGCGACGACGCCCGTGGCCGGGCCCGGCATGGCCCGGCTGCGGCTCGAGGCCGTGCTGACCGAGCTGCGGGCCGCCGGGGCGAACCGCGTCGTCGACATGGGTTGCGGGGAGGGACATCTCGTGGCGGCGCTGCTGCGGGAGGGTGCGTTCAGCGAGGTGGTCGGCGTCGACGTGGCCGCCCGGGAGCTCGCCCGGGCGGAGAAGCGGCTCGCGCTGGAACGCATGCCGGACGCCCAGCGGGCCCGGTTGCAGCTGCTCCAGTCGTCGGTGACCTACCGCGACCGGCGGCTGGCCGGGTACGACGCGATGGTGCTCATGGAGGTGGTGGAACACCTGGAACCGGAGGCCGTGCCGGCGCTGGTGCGCACGGTGTTCGCCGACGCCCGCCCGCGCACGGTGGTGCTGACCACGCCGAACGCCGATCACAACGTCCGCTATCCCGCGCTGGCCGGCGGGGGGATGCGGCACCCGGATCACCGGTTCGAGTGGACCCGGGCCGAGTTCACCGCCTGGACGGACGATGTCGCCGCGGAGCACGGCTACACCGTCCGGCTCGAACCGGTCGGCCCGGACGATCCCGAGGTCGGCCCGTCCACCCAGCTGGCCGTGTTCACCCGGGTCGACGCCGACGTGTCCGAGAGGCGGTCCGCATGA
- a CDS encoding intradiol ring-cleavage dioxygenase produces the protein MRSTPAVPTHEGRPLPRPDEEVVDQGLAFDIGTLMGRRRMLRTLGLGVAGLGLAACGTAATSANATTSAAATSSAASSSAASSAAASGSEIPDETAGPYPGDGSNGPDVLSESGVVRSDIRSSFGASSGTAEGVPMTLRLTIRDLANGGVPFAGVAVYVWHCNAAGEYSMYSEGVTDQNYLRGVQIADADGVVSYTSVFPACYSGRWPHIHFEVYPDEAAITDATKAIATSQVALPKDVCDAVYATAGYEESPANLAQVTLQSDNVFGDDGGALQLGSVTGDVTQGYAASLNVGVDTTTAPTGGSVPGGGGGGGQGGTPPTGGTGGPGGTPPTGRMGTPPSGAPGAPTTGATTTA, from the coding sequence ATGCGCAGCACCCCCGCCGTCCCCACGCACGAGGGCCGCCCGCTCCCCCGTCCGGACGAGGAGGTCGTCGACCAGGGCCTGGCCTTCGACATCGGCACCCTGATGGGACGGCGGCGGATGCTGCGCACCCTCGGACTCGGCGTGGCCGGCCTCGGTCTCGCCGCCTGCGGGACGGCCGCGACCAGCGCGAACGCCACCACGTCGGCGGCGGCGACCTCGTCGGCCGCGTCCTCGTCGGCCGCCTCCTCCGCCGCGGCATCGGGCAGCGAGATCCCCGACGAGACGGCCGGCCCGTACCCGGGTGACGGCTCCAACGGCCCCGATGTGCTCTCCGAGAGCGGTGTCGTCCGCAGCGACATCCGCTCCAGCTTCGGCGCGTCCTCCGGCACCGCCGAGGGGGTGCCGATGACCCTGCGGTTGACCATCCGGGACCTGGCCAACGGCGGGGTGCCGTTCGCCGGGGTCGCCGTGTACGTCTGGCACTGCAACGCCGCTGGCGAGTACTCCATGTACTCCGAGGGCGTCACGGACCAGAACTACCTGCGCGGCGTCCAGATCGCCGATGCCGACGGGGTCGTCAGCTACACCAGCGTCTTCCCGGCCTGCTACAGCGGCCGCTGGCCGCACATCCACTTCGAGGTCTACCCGGACGAGGCCGCCATCACCGACGCGACCAAGGCCATCGCCACGTCCCAGGTCGCCCTGCCGAAGGACGTCTGCGACGCGGTCTACGCCACCGCGGGCTACGAGGAGTCCCCGGCCAACCTCGCGCAGGTCACCCTGCAGTCCGACAACGTGTTCGGCGACGACGGCGGTGCTCTGCAACTCGGGTCCGTGACCGGCGACGTCACCCAGGGGTACGCCGCCAGTCTGAACGTGGGTGTGGACACCACCACCGCCCCGACCGGCGGGTCCGTGCCCGGCGGCGGCGGGGGCGGCGGACAGGGCGGCACCCCGCCGACCGGCGGCACGGGCGGACCCGGCGGCACACCGCCCACCGGCCGGATGGGCACACCGCCGTCCGGGGCGCCGGGTGCACCGACCACCGGCGCCACGACGACGGCCTGA
- a CDS encoding DUF3662 and FHA domain-containing protein, protein MRALQNMERRLQGAVGNTFARLFGGKVQPAEVADALQGEAQAHLQQQGGRTVAPNAYSVALGPTDREHFGGERTQVEAALSDMIDEYLQEQGWDTFGDVAVTLEESATLHTGQFRISSSVDPDVDRRSRSPRAGVGQMSQQPDHGRPEHQADRAGAPGPDAEAGADQRGTALPSFTPGSPYQAGPAAGADQDQLAYDPPHHGQGGQNQYGPQYDPAPYGQQYGQQPAYPDPAQQPYGHSYGGSPQYGGQSDGQQYGQPSGAPQYGGQYAPPPAGQQYGVAPSGQQYAGQQYGGQQYGQQYGQQYGQPYGDQQYGAQQYGAQQYGGQGHDQQGRPSGGGGYGAGYGEAQYQPEREATAVLAVEDGSNRTYRLQRGSNVLGRGQDAAFRLPDTSVSRRHADVYFDGHTAVLHDLGSTNGTTVNGSSVQTWQLADGDVISLGHSAVRFSSRT, encoded by the coding sequence ATGCGCGCACTGCAGAACATGGAAAGACGGCTGCAGGGCGCCGTCGGGAACACCTTCGCGCGCCTGTTCGGCGGCAAGGTGCAACCCGCCGAGGTCGCCGACGCCCTCCAGGGGGAGGCCCAGGCCCACCTGCAGCAGCAGGGGGGCCGGACGGTGGCCCCCAATGCCTACTCCGTGGCACTGGGCCCGACCGATCGCGAGCACTTCGGCGGCGAGCGCACCCAGGTCGAGGCGGCCCTGTCGGACATGATCGACGAGTATCTGCAGGAGCAGGGCTGGGACACCTTCGGCGACGTGGCCGTCACCCTCGAGGAGTCGGCGACCCTGCACACCGGTCAGTTCCGCATCAGCTCGTCGGTCGACCCCGATGTCGACCGGCGCTCCCGCAGTCCGAGAGCAGGGGTGGGTCAGATGTCGCAGCAGCCCGACCACGGTCGGCCCGAGCACCAGGCGGACCGGGCCGGCGCCCCGGGTCCGGACGCCGAGGCCGGCGCGGATCAGCGCGGCACCGCACTCCCGAGCTTCACCCCCGGGTCTCCCTACCAGGCCGGACCCGCCGCGGGCGCCGATCAGGACCAGCTCGCGTACGACCCGCCGCACCACGGCCAGGGCGGCCAGAACCAGTACGGGCCCCAGTACGACCCGGCGCCCTACGGTCAGCAGTACGGCCAGCAGCCCGCATATCCGGACCCCGCCCAGCAGCCCTACGGCCACTCCTACGGCGGGTCCCCGCAGTACGGCGGCCAGAGCGACGGCCAGCAGTACGGCCAGCCCTCCGGCGCGCCGCAGTACGGGGGCCAGTACGCCCCGCCGCCCGCGGGCCAGCAGTACGGCGTCGCCCCCTCCGGCCAGCAGTACGCCGGTCAGCAGTACGGCGGCCAGCAGTACGGGCAGCAGTACGGGCAGCAGTACGGCCAGCCCTACGGAGACCAGCAGTACGGCGCCCAGCAGTACGGCGCCCAGCAGTACGGCGGGCAGGGCCACGACCAGCAGGGCCGGCCGTCCGGTGGGGGCGGGTACGGCGCCGGTTACGGCGAGGCGCAGTACCAGCCGGAGCGCGAGGCCACCGCGGTGCTCGCGGTCGAGGACGGCTCGAACCGCACCTACCGGCTGCAGCGCGGTTCCAACGTGCTGGGGCGTGGGCAGGACGCCGCGTTCCGCCTGCCCGACACCTCCGTCTCGCGTCGTCATGCCGACGTCTACTTCGACGGGCACACCGCCGTGCTGCACGACCTCGGTTCCACCAACGGCACCACCGTCAACGGGTCCTCGGTGCAGACCTGGCAACTCGCGGACGGGGACGTGATCAGCCTGGGGCACTCCGCTGTCAGGTTCTCGAGCCGGACCTGA
- a CDS encoding FHA domain-containing protein FhaB/FipA has translation MPALILQLTRIGFLILLWLFVLAAIRVIRADLRVGADVIARRESSRGRRREQSSPARPAVPTPAGRMVPGTLVVTAGSLAGTRLKLGPGPILMGRAEDSTLVLDDDYASTRHARILQQGQEYFLEDLGSTNGTYLDRARITSPTPVAIGVPIRIGRTVIELRP, from the coding sequence ATGCCGGCACTGATCCTCCAGCTCACCAGAATCGGATTCCTCATCCTGCTCTGGCTGTTCGTGCTGGCCGCGATCCGGGTCATCCGCGCCGATCTGCGCGTCGGGGCCGACGTCATCGCCCGCCGCGAGTCCTCCCGTGGGCGACGGCGTGAGCAGTCCTCCCCCGCCCGCCCCGCCGTGCCCACCCCGGCGGGGCGGATGGTGCCGGGCACGCTCGTCGTCACCGCGGGTTCGCTGGCCGGCACCCGGCTCAAGCTCGGCCCGGGCCCCATCCTGATGGGCCGCGCCGAGGACTCGACCCTGGTGCTGGACGACGACTACGCCTCCACCCGGCACGCCCGGATCCTGCAACAGGGTCAGGAGTACTTCCTGGAGGACCTGGGTTCGACCAACGGCACCTACCTGGACCGGGCCCGGATCACCTCACCCACCCCGGTCGCCATCGGCGTGCCCATTCGCATCGGGCGCACCGTGATCGAGCTGCGCCCGTGA
- a CDS encoding polynucleotide kinase-phosphatase, producing MSAPDVAENVLEIPALSLVVLVGASSSGKSSFARRHFGPYETLSSDVFRGMVSDDENSQAATRDAFDVLNVVAGKRLTAGRLTVVDATNVQRDSRRQVLELARDHDVLPVAIVLDLPEKLLQERNLARADRVLPPRVIGRHVNELHRSLRGLAREGFRTVHVLRSQEEIDAVRIVREPLRSDRRDDHGPFDAIGDVHGCLAELVELLDRLGYAVVRDGQGRPVDAVHPQGRRVIFLGDLVDRGPDVVGVLRLAMGMHRAGHALAVPGNHEHKLVRALRGRDVQRTHGLAETLDQLDRESAEFRAEVAQWCDGLVAHLVLDDGKLVVAHAGLKESYHNRASGRVRSFALYGDSTGETDEYGLPVRYPWAQDYRGAATVLYGHVPTLEPEWVNNTMCLDTGCVFGGRLTALRYPERELVSVAAHQVWYEPTRPLGPVTPAAERAPDALDLAEVLGARTVETSQHGRVSVRAENAAGALEVMSRFALPPRWLPYLPPTMAPVATSSLSDVLEHPAEAWSAYGAAGVTQVIAQEKHMGSRAVVVLCRDSAVATARFGAQDGETGAVYTRTGRAFFDRPTTEALLAKLRAAVDAAGLWDELGTGWLILDGELLPWSAKAVDLLRGQFAPVGAAARSVLPTAVAGLEQAAAKGVDVGDLLTRTRSRSANADGFVAAYRRYCWPVDGLDGVALAPFQLLAAEGFLGRDRDHLWHLALADRLVAAAPDLIRTTRRHLVDTADEESCAAGTAWWTELTAGGGEGMVVKPVGATRGPKGLLQPGLKVRGREYLRIVYGPDYTEPDNLVRLRERHLGHKRSLALREYALGQESLDRFVAGDPLWRVHEAVFAVLALESEAVDPRL from the coding sequence ATGAGCGCGCCCGACGTGGCCGAGAACGTGCTGGAGATCCCGGCCCTGTCCCTGGTGGTGCTGGTCGGTGCGTCGTCGTCCGGCAAGTCCTCTTTCGCCCGCCGGCACTTCGGGCCGTACGAGACGCTCTCCAGCGACGTGTTCCGCGGGATGGTGAGCGACGACGAGAACTCCCAGGCCGCCACCCGGGATGCGTTCGACGTGCTGAACGTGGTCGCCGGCAAGCGGTTGACGGCGGGCCGGCTGACCGTCGTCGACGCGACGAACGTGCAGCGGGACTCGCGTCGGCAGGTGCTCGAACTGGCCCGCGACCACGACGTGCTGCCGGTGGCCATCGTCCTGGACCTCCCCGAGAAGCTGCTGCAGGAGCGCAATCTCGCCCGGGCCGACCGCGTCCTGCCGCCCCGGGTGATCGGCCGTCACGTGAACGAGCTGCACCGGTCATTGCGTGGGCTGGCCCGGGAGGGCTTCCGCACCGTGCACGTGTTGCGGAGCCAGGAGGAGATCGACGCGGTCCGGATCGTCCGGGAGCCGTTGCGCAGCGATCGTCGGGACGACCACGGTCCGTTCGACGCCATCGGTGACGTGCACGGCTGCCTCGCCGAGCTCGTCGAGCTGCTCGACCGGCTCGGGTACGCGGTGGTCCGGGACGGGCAGGGGCGCCCGGTGGACGCGGTGCACCCGCAGGGCCGGCGGGTGATCTTCCTGGGCGACCTGGTCGACCGGGGTCCCGACGTGGTCGGCGTGCTCCGCCTGGCCATGGGCATGCACCGGGCCGGACACGCACTGGCGGTGCCGGGCAATCACGAGCACAAGCTGGTCCGGGCGCTGCGCGGCAGGGACGTGCAGCGCACCCACGGTCTGGCCGAGACCCTGGACCAGCTCGACCGGGAGTCGGCGGAATTCCGCGCCGAGGTCGCGCAGTGGTGCGACGGTCTGGTCGCCCATCTCGTGCTGGACGACGGGAAGCTGGTCGTCGCGCACGCCGGGCTGAAGGAGAGCTACCACAACCGCGCGTCCGGTCGGGTGCGCAGCTTCGCGCTGTACGGCGACTCGACGGGGGAGACGGACGAGTACGGCCTGCCGGTCCGCTACCCGTGGGCGCAGGACTACCGCGGTGCGGCGACGGTGCTCTACGGGCACGTCCCGACGCTCGAGCCGGAGTGGGTCAACAACACGATGTGCCTGGACACCGGCTGCGTCTTCGGCGGCCGGCTGACGGCACTGCGCTACCCGGAGCGTGAGCTCGTCTCCGTTGCCGCGCACCAGGTCTGGTACGAGCCGACCCGACCGCTGGGCCCGGTGACGCCGGCTGCGGAGCGCGCGCCGGACGCCCTGGACCTGGCCGAGGTGCTGGGTGCGCGGACGGTGGAGACGTCCCAGCACGGCCGGGTCAGCGTGCGGGCGGAGAACGCCGCCGGCGCGCTGGAGGTCATGTCGCGCTTCGCCCTGCCGCCGCGGTGGCTGCCGTACCTGCCGCCGACGATGGCACCGGTGGCGACCTCGTCGCTGTCGGACGTGCTGGAGCATCCGGCCGAGGCCTGGTCCGCCTACGGGGCCGCGGGGGTCACCCAGGTGATCGCCCAGGAGAAGCACATGGGGTCGCGGGCCGTCGTCGTCCTCTGTCGTGACAGCGCCGTCGCGACAGCGCGTTTCGGGGCGCAGGACGGGGAGACCGGGGCGGTGTACACCCGGACGGGGCGCGCGTTCTTCGACCGGCCGACCACCGAGGCCCTGCTCGCGAAGCTGCGGGCAGCGGTCGACGCGGCCGGGCTGTGGGACGAGCTGGGCACCGGGTGGCTGATCCTGGACGGTGAACTCCTGCCGTGGTCGGCAAAGGCGGTCGATCTGCTGCGCGGTCAGTTCGCGCCCGTCGGGGCGGCCGCCCGCTCCGTGCTGCCCACCGCCGTGGCCGGCCTCGAGCAGGCGGCCGCCAAAGGGGTGGACGTCGGGGATCTGCTGACGCGCACCCGGTCCCGGTCGGCGAACGCCGACGGCTTCGTCGCGGCATACCGGCGGTACTGCTGGCCCGTGGACGGGCTCGACGGGGTCGCGCTGGCCCCGTTCCAGCTCCTGGCCGCCGAGGGCTTCCTCGGCCGGGACCGTGACCACCTGTGGCATCTGGCCCTCGCCGACCGCCTGGTGGCCGCCGCCCCCGACCTGATCCGCACCACCCGTCGGCACCTGGTGGACACCGCCGACGAGGAGTCCTGCGCCGCAGGTACGGCGTGGTGGACGGAGCTGACCGCCGGCGGCGGGGAAGGCATGGTCGTCAAGCCGGTCGGCGCGACCCGCGGCCCGAAGGGCCTGCTGCAGCCGGGTCTGAAGGTGCGTGGTCGGGAGTACCTGCGCATCGTCTACGGGCCCGACTACACCGAGCCGGACAACCTGGTCCGGCTGCGGGAACGGCACCTCGGGCACAAGCGCTCGCTGGCCCTGCGGGAGTACGCCCTGGGCCAGGAATCGCTCGACCGGTTCGTCGCCGGCGACCCGCTGTGGCGGGTGCACGAGGCGGTGTTCGCGGTGTTGGCGCTGGAGTCCGAGGCGGTCGATCCGCGACTCTGA